CTCTGCCGATCATCGCTGGCCAGTCGCCGACCGATATCGCCGCCCGCGCCGTGCAGGCGGCAAGACTTGGCGGCCATGACGTCGTCATCCTCGACACCGCCGGCCGCACCCATATCGACGAGCCCTTGATGGTCGAGATGGCCGACATCAAGAAGCGCTCGAACCCGCATGAAATCCTGCTGGTCGCCGACAGCTTGACCGGTCAGGACGCCGTCAACCTCGCCCGCAACTTCGACGAACGCGTCGGCATCACCGGTCTGGTGTTGACCCGCATGGACGGCGATGGCCGCGGCGGTGCCGCCCTTTCGATGCGCGCCGTCACCGGCAAGCCGATCAAGCTGATCGGTGTCGGCGAGAAGATGAGCGAGCTCGAGGAGTTCCATCCCCGCCGCATCGCCGACCGCATCCTCGGCATGGGCGACATCGTCTCGCTCGTCGAGCGTGCGGCCGAGAACATCGACGCCGAAAAGGCGGCCGCCATGGCCGCCAAGATGGCCAAGGGCAAGTTCGACCTCGACGACCTCGCCGACCAGCTGCGCCAGATGCAGAAGATGGGCGGCATGGGCGGCATCATGGGGATGATGCCCGGCATGGCCGGCATGAAGGACAAGATGGCCGCAGCCGGCCTCGACGACAGGCTTTTCGGGCGTCAGATCGCCATCATCCAGTCGATGACCAAGGCCGAGCGCGCCAATCCCGACCTGCTCAAGCATTCGCGCAAGAAGCGCATCGCCGCCGGCTCCGGCACCGATGCCGCCGCCATCAACAAGCTTCTGAAGATGCACCGCCAGATGGCCGACATGATGAAGATGATGGGCGGCAAGGGCAAAGGCGGCATGATGAAGCAGATGATGGGCGGCCTTGCCGGCAAGATGGGACTTGGCGGCCTCGGCGGCATGGGCGGCATGCCCGATCTCTCGAATATGGACCCGAAGCAGCTTGAAGCGCTGCAGAAGCAGGCGGAAGCCGCGGGTTTGGGAAAACCGGGTGGGGGTATGCCCGGTCTAGGCGGAGGCTTGCCGGGCGGATTGCCCGGTCTTGGCGGCGCAAAGCTGCCGGGCCTCGGTGGAGGTTTCCCGGGATTGCCCGGATTGCCGAAGAAGAAGTGAAAGGATCGCTTGCCCCATGATTGATCCAAACGTCAAAGCCCAGCTCGCGAGCTATCGTCAGTCGATCGACAATATCGATGCCGCTCTCGTGCACATGCTGGCCGAACGCTTCCGCTGCACCAAAGAGGTCGGCGTGCTGAAGGCCAAATACAATCTGCCGCCGGCCGATCCGGCGCGCGAGGAATACCAGATCGAACGCCTTCGCCAGCTGGCGAAAGCCGCCAATCTGGACCCGGATTTCGCCGAGAAGTTCCTGAACTTCGTCATCAAGGAAGTCATCCGGCA
This Rhizobium acidisoli DNA region includes the following protein-coding sequences:
- the ffh gene encoding signal recognition particle protein, with amino-acid sequence MFENLQDRLGSILNGLTGRGALSEADVSAALREVRRALLEADVALDVVRSFTDRVREKAVGAEILKSIKPGQMVVKIVHDELIEMLGGEGVGIDLHAPAPVVVMMVGLQGSGKTTTSAKIAHRLSTRDKKKVLMASLDTRRPAAQEQLRQLGAQASIDTLPIIAGQSPTDIAARAVQAARLGGHDVVILDTAGRTHIDEPLMVEMADIKKRSNPHEILLVADSLTGQDAVNLARNFDERVGITGLVLTRMDGDGRGGAALSMRAVTGKPIKLIGVGEKMSELEEFHPRRIADRILGMGDIVSLVERAAENIDAEKAAAMAAKMAKGKFDLDDLADQLRQMQKMGGMGGIMGMMPGMAGMKDKMAAAGLDDRLFGRQIAIIQSMTKAERANPDLLKHSRKKRIAAGSGTDAAAINKLLKMHRQMADMMKMMGGKGKGGMMKQMMGGLAGKMGLGGLGGMGGMPDLSNMDPKQLEALQKQAEAAGLGKPGGGMPGLGGGLPGGLPGLGGAKLPGLGGGFPGLPGLPKKK
- a CDS encoding chorismate mutase: MIDPNVKAQLASYRQSIDNIDAALVHMLAERFRCTKEVGVLKAKYNLPPADPAREEYQIERLRQLAKAANLDPDFAEKFLNFVIKEVIRHHEQIAADHAEQSAAAR